Proteins encoded in a region of the Carassius gibelio isolate Cgi1373 ecotype wild population from Czech Republic chromosome B5, carGib1.2-hapl.c, whole genome shotgun sequence genome:
- the LOC127957879 gene encoding cystatin-B-like translates to MPICGGWTDIRLFDPEMKKICSELRPEIEKTVGTDFKIFIPVVWSSQVVEGINYMFKVLVDADRDGECVHAMIFQALPCDGGGLSVTEIQYPKSVDDPLTPVHLQK, encoded by the exons ATGCCAATTTGTGGAGGCTGGACCGACATTAGACTGTTCGATCCAGAGATGAAAAAGATTTGTTCTGAG CTGAGGCCAGAGATAGAGAAGACTGTTGGAactgattttaagattttcattCCTGTGGTCTGGTCTTCTCAGGTTGTggagggaataaattacatgttcaag gtgctGGTTGATGCAGATAGGGATGGAGAGTGTGTTCACGCGATGATATTTCAGGCTCTTCCCTGTGATGGAGGCGGACTGAGTGTGACTGAAATCCAGTACCCCAAATCCGTTGATGACCCACTGACCCCTGTACACTTACAGAAATAG